From a region of the Candida albicans SC5314 chromosome 1, complete sequence genome:
- the FGR43 gene encoding Fgr43p (Protein lacking an S. cerevisiae ortholog; transposon mutation affects filamentous growth; induced by by Mnl1 under weak acid stress), with the protein MTDGIDYIDVCKTDVLGLDTLHHTSVIPSPIPTITFDCLPYTILSNICTYLHQEELINFSLISKTSYLPAIGTLYSKIIVTDNIDLTCSVKKAIKKYPRFCGTIISISNFGKLLNCLYHNQHLAGLLRSLSLDLNQESVNLISLLGIVRGLKLQSLVAPDIPFSYFSMRGRLNLDTIKILAVSAKDVGLTPLQFTELESLKIFYNETSRDKRNIRQLCKVLNEGNSLSKLRHLEFSESLQIKAPTFLNITNDDLDLDSIPAWAHFFDYFSNGKITRKLDLDSLAIEGWVGKKAKECMIRILSAVDLSKLNHLQLHVNEKYPKNEQHTSQRRLLDLITERTPALQSLAIKPTSDDLFIQHYTIIKTLKQNLVHQLKHLSLVFESPMAEQSLEVCSTICDCQHNLESLLILDRSTAVVDSELLHCCLSFDDYLLSLYDYGLIYEKKIVDLLFSDVLLTDFLKLDERFIINDYMLELARNATDKGLNDFLWNLLNYTFSSVTSNNFKLIVSLPALKLLNVLGISLVIRHDNGYLNDRVQGLYYNTNGRYSISCGSTY; encoded by the coding sequence ATGACAGATGgtattgattatattgatgTTTGCAAGACGGATGTGCTTGGTCTTGACACCCTTCATCATACCTCGGTAATACCTTCACCCATACCCACAATCACTTTTGACTGTTTACCATATACTATATTATCAAACATTTGTACATATTTGCACCAGGAAGAACTAATTAATTTCAGTTTAATATCGAAAACGTCTTATTTACCTGCTATTGGCACATTATACCTGAAAATTATTGTTACTGACAACATAGATTTGACATGTTCAGTCAAAAAAGCTATTAAGAAATATCCAAGATTTTGTGGAACAATTATTTCCATATCGAACTTTggaaaattattgaattgcTTGTACCACAATCAACATTTGGCTGGTCTTTTAAGATCATTGTCTTTAGATTTAAACCAAGAGTCAGTTAATCTAATTCTGTTATTAGGTATTGTTAGAGGACTCAAATTACAAAGCTTGGTTGCACCAGATATCCcattttcatatttttcaatgcgAGGTCGATTGAATCTTGACACTATAAAAATATTGGCTGTTTCGGCCAAAGATGTGGGTTTAACACCACTACAATTCACTGAATTAGAAAGTTTAAAAATCTTCTACAACGAGACTAGTAGAGATAAAAGGAATATACGGCAGTTGTGCAAGGTGCTAAATGAAGGCAATTCATTAAGCAAACTTCGTCATTTGGAATTTAGTGAAAGTCTTCAGATAAAAGCACCGACTTTCCTTAATATCACTAACGACgatttggatttggatAGCATTCCTGCTTGGGCTCATTTTTTTGACTACTTTTCTAATGGAAAAATAACTAGAAAATTAGATTTGGATTCGTTGGCTATTGAGGGATGGGTTGGCAAAAAAGCCAAAGAGTGTATGATTCGAATACTAAGTGCagttgatttatcaaaattgaatcacCTACAATTACATgtgaatgaaaaatatccaAAGAATGAACAACACACTAGCCAGAGGAGATTACTTGATTTAATTACAGAACGCACACCTGCTTTGCAAAGTTTGGCTATTAAGCCAACATCAGATGATTTGTTTATCCAGCATTATACCATCATAAAGACTTTGAAGCAAAATTTAGTCCATCAACTTAAGCATCTTCTGTTGGTATTTGAAAGTCCAATGGCGGAGCAATCATTAGAAGTATGCAGCACAATTTGTGATTGTCAGCATAACTTGGAAAGTTTACTAATCCTTGACAGGTCTACTGCAGTCGTTGATAGTGAATTGCTCCACTGCTGTCTCAGTTTTGATGACTATTTGTTAAGCCTCTATGATTATGGCTTGATATATGAAAAGAAGATCGTCGACTTACTATTTAGTGATGTTTTATTAACAGATTTTTTGAAGTTGGATGAACGGTTTATCATTAATGATTACATGCTTGAGCTCGCTCGAAATGCCACAGATAAAGGGTTGAATGATTTTCTATggaatttattgaattatacaTTTAGCTCAGTTACttccaataatttcaaattgattgtaTCTTTACCTGCGTTGAAGCTTTTAAATGTTTTGGGAATTAGTCTTGTCATTCGACATGATAATGGTTATTTGAATGATAGAGTACAGGGATTGTATTACAATACGAATGGAAGATATTCTATATCGTGTGGGTCTACATACTAA
- a CDS encoding uncharacterized protein (Has domain(s) with predicted metal ion binding activity), which yields MTPAPTSTLATTEKPNTKTSSKGYQIDENSFHKLAIGGSLPNQYPKFTDKLQERKFILEHTAATFRIFARNGFNEGVAGHCSVRDPLEPNTFWINPLGLHFALIRAEDLVHVDEDGNILPDGNQDPINAAGFAIHSSLHKARPDVNAACHTHSLYGRAYSAFGKPLEMINQDSCTFFNNQAVYNSFGGVAIEKDEGKAIAEAAGDARAVILQNHGLLTMGKTIDEAAYLFMLMEKTCHAQLLADAAESKDKPKQYIADSEAEYTARITSNPAILYTVFQSDYKLEERLSNGDFKFAG from the coding sequence ATGACTCCAGCTCCAACTTCTACACTTgcaacaacagaaaaacCCAACACAAAAACCTCATCAAAAGGTtatcaaattgatgaaaacaGTTTCCACAAATTAGCAATCGGAGGTAGTTTACCCAACCAGTATCCTAAATTTACCGataaattacaagaaagaaagtttATCTTAGAACATACTGCAGCAACATTCAGGATATTTGCCCGCAATGGGTTCAATGAAGGTGTTGCTGGACATTGTTCAGTTAGAGATCCCCTTGAGCCAAACACATTTTGGATAAACCCCTTGGGTTTACACTTTGCATTAATAAGGGCTGAAGATTTAGTTcatgttgatgaagatggtAATATTTTGCCTGATGGTAACCAGGATCCAATTAATGCTGCTGGATTTGCCATTCATAGTTCCTTGCATAAGGCAAGACCGGATGTGAATGCTGCTTGTCACACCCACTCATTATATGGACGGGCATATAGTGCTTTTGGTAAGCCATTGGAAATGATTAATCAAGACTCATGTACGTTTTTTAACAATCAAGCAGTTTACAACTCCTTTGGAGGAGTGgctattgaaaaagatgaaGGGAAAGCCATAGCTGAAGCAGCTGGGGATGCTAGGGCAGTGATATTACAGAATCATGGGTTATTGACTATGGGTAAAACCATCGATGAAGCGGCTTATTTGTTCATGTTGATGGAAAAAACATGTCATGCACAATTATTGGCTGATGCTGCTGAGTCAAAAgataaaccaaaacaatataTTGCTGATAGTGAAGCTGAATATACTGCTCGTATCACTAGTAATCCTGCTATTTTATATACTGTTTTCCAATCAGATTACAAGTTGGAAGAAAGATTATCTAATggtgatttcaaatttgcAGGTTAG
- a CDS encoding uncharacterized protein (Protein of unknown function; Spider biofilm induced) produces MASQRRVLNGQSARDQTRKRKIANNRYGNSTALNNGSYDSAISSSPVSSISQSSDTSGVSSRESPQPVKYSASQIKQEKLFENGVDIDDTDLNLQSTPVLCDGGISTPPRYPPKRQKLNEYTTTSGPTRSTFNSNFQLPNDILKNLTPVSNTTVSRDNSIPTLRKQEILQNIQIKLSEKSSRISRKLSDLHRKRQLNQELRLKKLNDELQSANIRRNQYLNMVRQRAAKFYRDVGDTDNRGARIIIQKSQRTNIMSIGGSTNRNHRYMPKSFDINLFVPLQKLVQRFLFHKYVKLIANSQFLDNFQIYSFNRVLKFSNSDNDLKTGIHFILKYLRVPHLLGSEYKSFFYCFIMIADFNSCMNHDGNNLGNSLSINYNHPGFNVNTDTKDEKEMFFHNCIWLIVFKFGQYLVDEFKTIIQKKSLTEQFLKYWHEYNFIFKIFKWNHYNSLKSLLISSINIVDKQIKALSHLKNDISVADLDKQQSKLKDELLLLNNYQLDELENFNSSNEVEAFYNSMNNFVNEIYSQTQSPSSLSQQSLRRSSSSAYLQNKSNFICFNNHRFYIPNIIPISGWRSYWMKRFFQIETEQSKRHHKFPVKLKSGLLYNSNDTSHGNNSSNIKVSEIFQTDDKPNTIKQIYKNLVNYYLDYTNSYYEIKEKEIIVLVDCDDFYLESMDHLARTYNVNDGANGSLNDNNILLDLITRCSTDIGTEFYEDSLIELNKFIYQLYYKKCRFLDNEFERFRVFENLYILLNHCQNCPHLKFNIYTFNSSLIFPKFYKQVILKNHTLQLSQTKSIISSSLKTSIEKILFSNHSLPSYNFFSDIFINEIVSGCVSNHELSHIYGDTFRELHSKLDHLVNVNCFGIMFEFYHSERFLEIDKIYQKFENRHDLITNTKFEIYFDKNFDRIKRVMNEKVKSVLCKIDFDNSKITQLFKYYQAEVIQLIDSIISYVTYIYKLYNPILNWIYYELGREEQD; encoded by the coding sequence ATGGCTTCGCAAAGACGAGTTTTAAATGGGCAGCTGGCAAGAGACCAAacaagaaagagaaagattGCCAATAATAGATATGGAAACTCGACTGCTTTAAATAATGGATCATATGATTCAGCTATATCTTCATCTCCGGTCTCATCTATATCTCAATCATCGGATACTTCTGGTGTCAGTTCACGAGAAAGTCCCCAGCCTGTTAAGTATAGCGCTTCACaaattaaacaagaaaaactATTCGAAAATGGGGTTGACATTGATGACAcagatttgaatttacaGTCCACACCTGTTTTATGTGACGGGGGTATATCAACACCGCCTAGATATCCTCCGAAAAGACAAAAGTTAAATGAATATACCACCACCTCTGGTCCAACAAGATCAACATTCAATTctaattttcaattaccAAATGACATTTTGAAGAACTTGACTCCAGTAAGCAACACAACCGTATCACGCGATAATTCAATACCCACTTTACGTAAACAGGAAATCTTGCAgaatattcaaatcaagTTACTGGAGAAATCAAGTAGAATATCTCGGAAATTACTGGACCTTCATAGAAAACGACAATTGAACCAAGAATTAaggttgaaaaaattgaatgatgaaTTACAGCTGGCTAATATTAGACGTAATCAATACTTGAATATGGTTAGACAGCGAGCTGCAAAATTCTATCGAGATGTTGGTGATACCGATAACAGGGGTGCTAGAATCATCATTCAGAAATCACAAAGAACAAATATCATGTCTATTGGGGGTTCCACTAATCGGAACCATCGCTATATGCCTAAATCGTttgatattaatttatttgtcCCTTTACAAAAGTTGGTACAaagatttttatttcaCAAGTATGTAAAGTTGATTGCAAACTCACAATTCTTGGATAACTTTCAAATATATTCATTTAATCGAGtattaaaattttccaatagtgataatgatttaaaaaCTGGGATTCattttatattgaaatatttacGAGTGCCTCATTTGTTGGGATCGGAATACAAgtcatttttttattgttttataatGATTGCcgatttcaattcttgtatGAATCACGATGGTAATAATTTGGGGAATAGTCTAAGTATCAATTATAATCATCCGGGGTTTAATGTAAACACCGATACaaaagatgaaaaagaGATGTTTTTTCATAATTGTATTTGGttgattgttttcaaatttggtCAGTACTTGGTGGATGAATTTAAGACCATTATCCagaaaaaatcattaacgGAACAGTTTTTGAAATACTGGCATGAgtataatttcattttcaaaattttcaaatggaATCATTACAATAGCTTGAAAAGCTTGTTAATTAGTTCGATAAATATAgttgataaacaaattaagGCCTTATCTCACttgaaaaatgatattCTGGTTGCAGATTTAGATAAACAACAATCGAAATTGAAGGAtgaattgttattgttgaataattACCAATTGGATGAgcttgaaaatttcaactCCAGCAATGAGGTAGAAGCATTTTACAATTCAATGAACAATTTTGTCAATGAAATATATAGTCAAACGCAATCTCCATCATCGTTGTCACAACAATCATTACGTCGAAGCAGTAGTTCGGCATATCTTCAGAACAAGTCTAATTTTATCTGCTTTAATAATCATAGGTTTTATATTCCAAACATTATTCCAATACTGGGCTGGCGAAGTTATTGGATGAAGCGGTTTTTCCAAATCGAAACGGAACAAAGTAAACGTCACCACAAATTTCCTGTCAAGTTGAAAAGTGGTCTTTTATATAACTCCAATGATACGTCTCACGGaaataatagtagtaatatAAAAGTATcagaaatttttcaaactgACGATAAACCAAATACCATCAAACAGATATACAAAAATTTGGTAAACTATTATTTGGATTATACAAATTCGTACtatgaaattaaagaaaaggaaattattgttcttgttgattGTGATGACTTTTATTTGGAAAGTATGGATCATTTGGCCCGCACGTATAATGTGAATGATGGAGCCAATGGAAGTTTGAATGATAACAATATACTATTGGATTTGATTACGAGGTGTTCTACGGATATAGGTACTGAGTTTTACGAGGATTCCTTAATagaattgaacaaatttatCTATCAACTATATTATAAAAAGTGTCGATTCCTagataatgaatttgaacGGTTTAGAgtgtttgaaaatttatatatattactAAATCATTGTCAGAATTGCCcacatttgaaatttaatatttataCATTTAATTCAAGTTTGATTTTCCCCAAATTCTATAAACAGGTCATTCTCAAAAATCATACTTTGCAACTATCTCAAACTAAATCAATCATTTCTTCAAGTTTGAAAACtagtattgaaaaaatattattctCAAATCATAGTTTGCCGAGCTACAATTTCTTTAGtgatatatttattaacGAAATTGTTTCAGGGTGTGTTAGCAATCATGAATTGAGTCACATTTACGGAGACACTTTTCGAGAGTTACATTCCAAGCTTGATCATTTGGTGAATGTCAATTGTTTTGGAATAatgtttgaattttatcATAGTGAGAgatttcttgaaattgataaaatctaccagaaatttgaaaaccGTCATGACTTAATTACTAACaccaaatttgaaatttattttgacaaaaattttgatagGATTAAAAGAGTTatgaatgaaaaagttaaaCTGGTATTATGCAAAATAGATTTCGATAATAGTAAGATAACTCAACTTTTCAAGTACTATCAGGCTGAAGTGatacaattgattgatagtATTATCAGTTATGTGACATAcatatataaattatacaatccaattttaaattggATTTACTATGAATTGGGGAGAGAAGAACAAGATTAG
- a CDS encoding uncharacterized protein (Ortholog(s) have cytoplasm, nucleus localization) has product MQPTVQHFKILGISPTSTLDEIRRAYRKLSLRYHPDKTPRREDHEKFKEINIAYETIRDYYQENGQKNSQPIPNTNTEHNSHQKPHYNTGPYSTYRFTTSSTTTDNTNHTGHSSSRFTYYNFHQKAQENNRKQDEERAAQRERLKKELFQRQQAEEAQRKKEFEQKAEFIKASLLEMRRREIERRKQQKEREQRQKEHEAKRDIRIQQLSEQDSRSNQTKEEEEVFKKARSTDSGADETGLMSDKEFDDSAYSPDYLFEENLWNKPNHPDTNHKTKKYTENVVESLDSPPNDTSAYNSSFHDETNIQNEIQIPENDEYVPQMKATSSVNNTTIPAQRRHESLSTSENKRRKFETADVGVDGLDSPVRAQPEISAKSKSPIIPDVILLSDEETETPEANAVQDNSTYIPQGSLGHEFRNILEEHPGQVKNKQNSGVAFAFPNASKNTENKLHSNFKDKDEGIIDVEAYVPDVKAATSNTTPATGQTSARLEKSPPLPTHIPNPLTMNEARPHPTTPHKRSKVIFDLKDLEQKLGNDIEDLDFKDMYESLPDHSSKATPKDDILTRSKRRLYTYTDGTSKAETLSTPMNKNPVRGHSTKKKLSMLDMHASSKIQSLLPPQPPQMSIDPSVSKQVWAKYVDAILTYQREFFNYKKVIVQYQMERINKDLEHFDDINDGSHTENLDTFKHCLEQDYLVMSEFNEALRQFGTTIATYQQNLQWVNTFMERDPNWL; this is encoded by the coding sequence ATGCAACCCACGGTACAACACTTTAAGATCCTAGGGATATCTCCCACGTCAACATTAGATGAAATCAGGAGGGCATACCGCAAACTATCATTGCGATACCACCCTGACAAAACACCACGTCGAGAAGATcatgaaaaatttaaagaGATCAATATAGCATATGAAACAATTAGAGATTATTATCAAGAGAATGGGCAAAAGAACAGTCAACCGATCCCTAACACAAACACAGAGCATAATTCCCATCAAAAACCACATTATAACACTGGCCCTTATTCCACATATCGTTTTACGACCTCATCTACCACGACTGATAATACCAATCACACTGGACATTCAAGTTCTCGGTTTACTTATTATAATTTCCACCAAAAAGCGCAAGAGAATAACCGCAAACAAGATGAAGAAAGGGCAGCCCAACGTGAACGATTAAAAAAGGAGCTCTTCCAGAGGCAACAAGCGGAAGAAGCACAACGAAAGAAGGAATTTGAACAAAAGGCCGAATTCATCAAAGCATCATTACTTGAAATGCGCCGAAGAGAAATAGAGAGGCGGAAACAGCAAAAGGAAAGGGAACAAAGACAAAAGGAGCACGAAGCAAAGAGGGATATCAGGATACAACAACTTTCAGAGCAGGATTCACGGAGTAATCAaactaaagaagaagaggaagtGTTCAAGAAGGCCCGGTCTACTGATTCGGGAGCAGACGAGACTGGTTTGATGTCAGATAAAGAGTTTGATGATTCTGCATATTCACCCgattatttgtttgaagAGAATTTGTGGAATAAACCAAATCATCCAGATACAAATcataaaaccaaaaaatatacTGAGAATGTGGTTGAAAGTCTAGATTCTCCACCAAATGATACATCTGCGTACAATTCAAGTTTTCATGATGAAACtaatattcaaaatgaGATCCAAATACCAGAAAATGACGAGTATGTACCACAGATGAAAGCTACATCCAGTGTCAATAATACAACCATCCCTGCACAAAGAAGACATGAGTCACTTTCCACTTctgaaaacaaaagaaggAAATTTGAAACAGCCGACGTTGGGGTTGATGGGTTAGATTCTCCAGTGCGGGCACAACCAGAAATATCTGCAAAATCCAAGTCTCCGATAATCCCTGATGTAATACTTTTACTGGACGAAGAGACTGAAACTCCTGAAGCAAATGCTGTGCAGGACAATAGTACATATATTCCTCAGGGGTCTTTAGGACACGAATTTAGAAATATTTTAGAAGAGCATCCAGGTCAAGTAaagaataaacaaaattctGGTGTTGCTTTTGCATTTCCGAATGCTTCCAAGAATACCGAAAACAAACTCCACTCTAATTTCAAAGATAAAGATGAAGGGAtaattgatgttgaagCTTACGTACCTGATGTCAAAGCAGCAACTTCAAACACCACACCAGCAACAGGACAAACATCAGCAAGGTTGGAAAAACTGCCACCCTTACCTACTCATATTCCAAATCCATTGACCATGAATGAAGCTCGACCTCATCCAACAACTCCACATAAAAGATCAAAAGTCATTTTCGATTTAAAAGATTTAGAACAAAAGTTAGGTAATGATATTGAGGATTTGGATTTTAAGGATATGTATGAGAGTTTGCCTGACCATTCAAGTAAGGCAACACCTAAAGACGATATTTTAACTCGTTCTAAAAGAAGACTTTATACATATACCGATGGAACATCAAAGGCTGAAACGTTATCTACACCAATGAACAAAAATCCTGTTCGTGGACATAGTACCAAGAAAAAGCTTAGTATGTTGGACATGCATGCGTCTTCTAAAATTCAAAGTCTTTTACCTCCACAACCGCCACAAATGTCAATTGATCCTTCTGTTTCCAAGCAAGTGTGGGCCAAATACGTTGATGCAATCTTGACTTATCAAAgagaatttttcaattataaaaaagTGATTGTTCAATACCAAATGGAACGGATAAACAAAGACCTTGAACATTTTGACGATATAAATGATGGTTCACACACTGAGAATTTGGATACTTTCAAGCATTGTTTAGAACAGGATTATTTGGTTATGAGTGAGTTTAATGAAGCGTTACGACAATTTGGTACGACCATCGCCACGTATCAGCAAAACCTCCAGTGGGTTAACACTTTCATGGAAAGGGATCCTAATTGGCTATAA
- the ARG5,6 gene encoding bifunctional acetylglutamate kinase/N-acetyl-gamma-glutamyl-phosphate reductase (Arginine biosynthetic enzyme; processed in S. cerevisiae into 2 polypeptides with acetylglutamate kinase (Arg6) activity and acetylglutamate-phosphate reductase (Arg5) activity; Gcn4 regulated; alkaline repressed; Spider biofilm induced) yields MIRQVNKKAISNSLFKRLSLSGSAFANITANKKSSTHQLNQKTQLANVRFYSTKSTVIQLLNNIGSKREVEQYLKYFTSVSQQQFAVIKVGGAIITQQLNELASCLAFLYHVGLYPIVLHGTGPQINELLENEGVEPEYIDGIRITNPKTMEVVRKCFLEQNLRLVTALEKIGVHARPITAGVFEAEYLDKDKYQLVGKITSVNKSPIEAAINSGYLPILTSLAETSSGQLLNVNADVAAGELAREFEPLKIVYLNEKGGIINGNTGEKVSAINLDEEYEDLLKESWVKYGTKLKIKEIHDLLQHLPRSSSVAIIDVNDLQKELFTDSGAGTLIRRGYRLINRNSLRDFGNPDLLRNALLRDPEIKTGKVSVASYLKFLDSVQFKSYGDEPLEVLAIVVEQNDKIPKLDKFLSSKTGWLNNVTDNIFNAIKKDYSQLCWVVNENDANLPWYFSKSDGSFAKNGQILFWYGLNIDEASKLIKEFDSSSIGSSLSSSKESGVFTSAQQKRGFHHSTVRRNTNPNPPLSEGKQTERKKVALIGARGYTGQNLIKLIDNHPYLDISYVSSRELEGQKLQGYNKDNIVYSNLQIEDIKRLEENNEVDVWVMALPNGVCKPFVDTIDLVQNPNSKIVDLSADYRFDTTGEWTYGLPELNDRKTIAQAKKISNPGCYATAAQVAIAPLKEYISGTPSIFGVSGYSGAGTKPSPKNDVNLLSNNLIPYSLTDHVHEKEISSQLGLQVAFTPHVAQWFQGITHTINIPIKKGSLTSREIRNIYQDRYQGEKLITISGEAPLVKDISGKHGVVVGGFAVNSNEDRVVIVATIDNLLKGAATQCLQNINLSQEFGEYDGIPTESLIRG; encoded by the coding sequence ATGATCAGACAAGTGAATAAAAAGGCTATTTCAAACAGTCTTTTCAAAAGATTATCGCTCAGCGGTAGTGCTTTTGCTAATATTACAGCCAATAAAAAATCGTCCACTCATCAACTCAACCAAAAGACTCAATTAGCAAATGTTCGTTTctattcaacaaaatcCACTGTTATTCAGTTATTGAACAACATTGGTTCCAAACGTGAAGTTGAACAATACTTGAAATATTTCACTTCGGTatctcaacaacaatttgcTGTGATCAAAGTTGGTGGTGCAATTATCACCCAACAATTGAACGAATTAGCATCATGCTTGGCATTTTTGTATCATGTTGGTTTGTACCCTATTGTTTTACATGGTACTGGTCCacaaatcaatgaattgTTGGAAAACGAAGGTGTTGAACCAGAATATATTGATGGTATCAGAATCACCAACCCCAAAACAATGGAAGTAGTACGTAAGTGTTTCTTAGAGCAAAACTTGCGTTTGGTGACAGCTttggaaaaaattggtGTTCACGCTCGTCCAATAACTGCTGGTGTATTTGAAGCTGAATATTTGGATAAGGACAAGTATCAATTAGTTGGTAAAATCACTAGTGTCAACAAATCCCCAATTGAAGCCGCCATCAATAGTGGATACTTGCCAATTTTGACATCTTTGGCCGAAACCTCTCTGggtcaattattaaatgtcAATGCCGATGTTGCTGCCGGAGAATTAGCTCGTGAATTTGAACctttgaaaattgtttatttgaatgaaaaaggTGGTATTATAAACGGAAACACTGGTGAGAAAGTTTCTGCTATCAATTTGGATGAAGAATATGAAGATTTATTAAAGGAAAGTTGGGTTAAATATGGTACTAAATTGAAGATCAAGGAAATTCACGATTTATTACAACATTTGCCAAGATCTTCTTCAGTTGCCATTATTGATGTCAACGATTTACAAAAGGAATTGTTCACTGACTCTGGTGCTGGTACTTTGATTAGAAGAGGTTACAGATTAATAAACAGAAACTCCTTGCGTGATTTTGGTAACCCAGACTTGTTAAGAAACGCATTATTAAGAGACCCAGAAATCAAAACTGGTAAAGTGTCTGTTGCTTCATACTTGAAGTTTTTGGATTCTGTTCAATTCAAGAGTTATGGAGACGAACCTTTGGAAGTATTGGCTATTGTGGTAGAACAAAATGACAAAATTCCTAAATTAGACAAGTTTTTGTCATCCAAGACAGGTTGGTTAAACAATGTTACCgataatattttcaatgCTATCAAGAAAGATTACAGTCAATTATGTTGGGTTGTTAATGAAAACGATGCCAACTTACCTTGGTATTTCTCCAAATCAGATGGTTCATTTGCCAAGAATGGCCAAATCTTGTTTTGGTACGGTTTAAACATTGACGAAGCTagtaaattgattaaagaatttgattcttCATCTATTGGATCATCGTTGTCATCTTCTAAAGAATCTGGCGTATTCACATCTGCTCAACAAAAGCGTGGTTTCCACCACTCTACAGTCCGTAGAAACACCAATCCTAATCCTCCATTATCTGAAGGTAAGCAAACCGAGAGAAAAAAAGTTGCTTTGATTGGTGCTAGAGGTTACACTGGACAAAACttgattaaattgatcGACAACCATCCATACTTGGATATTTCATATGTGTCGTCACGTGAATTGGAAGGTCAAAAATTACAAGGTTACAACAAGGATAACATTGTTTACTCCAACTTGCAAATTGAAGACATCAAGAGattagaagaaaacaatGAGGTTGATGTTTGGGTTATGGCTTTACCTAATGGTGTTTGTAAACCATTTGTTGACACTATTGATTTAGTTCAGAACCCAAATTCTAAAATTGTCGATTTATCTGCTGATTATCGTTTTGACACAACTGGTGAATGGACTTATGGATTACCAGAACTAAATGATCGTAAGACCATAGCTCAAGCTAAGAAAATTTCCAACCCAGGTTGCTATGCCACTGCTGCTCAAGTCGCCATTGCCCCGTTAAAAGAATATATTTCTGGAACTCCAAGCATTTTTGGAGTTTCTGGCTATTCAGGTGCTGGAACCAAACCATCTCCGAAGAACGACGTCAATTTATtgtcaaataatttaattccTTACTCGTTAACTGATCATGTAcacgaaaaagaaattagtAGTCAATTAGGTTTACAAGTTGCATTTACCCCACACGTTGCTCAATGGTTTCAAGGTATTACTCATACTATCAACATTCCAATTAAAAAAGGATCTTTGACTTCTCGTGAAATTAGAAACATTTACCAAGATAGATATCAAGGTGAAAAGCTAATCACCATTAGTGGAGAAGCACCACTTGTTAAAGACATTAGTGGCAAACACGGTGTCGTTGTTGGTGGCTTTGCTGTCAACTCTAATGAAGACcgtgttgttattgttgcGACTATTgacaatttgttgaaaggTGCAGCTACCCAATGTctacaaaatataaatttgagTCAAGAATTTGGTGAATACGATGGTATTCCAACCGAATCCTTGATCAGAGGCTAA